A single genomic interval of Ignavibacteria bacterium harbors:
- the ettA gene encoding energy-dependent translational throttle protein EttA: EEGVAPIVKLLKEYNEISEKFSDPDADFDKLLEKQGKLQEQIEHLNAWDIDSKLEQAMDALRCPDGDTKVSVLSGGERRRVALCRLMLQEPDVLLLDEPTNHLDAESVAWLEMHLAQYKGTVLAVTHDRYFLDNVAGWILELDRGEGIPFQGNYSSWLEQKSARLAVEEKQESKRQRVLAKELEWVRMNPKGRHAKSKARIAAYEKMLSEQLNESSLRQEKRDEEMEIYIPPGPRLGELVIEANNISKAYGDNLLYENLSFSLPAGGIIGIIGANGAGKTTLFRMITGKEKPDSGAITIGETVKLAYVDQSRPLDANKNIWQEISGGEDVLKLGNREVNSRAYVARFNFSGSDQQKLTSQLSGGERNRVHLAKMLKESANVLLLDEPTNDLDVNTLRALEEALTNFAGCAVVISHDRWFLDRIATHILAFEGESNVVWFDGNYSEYEENRKKRLGISADQPHRIKYKKLGRG; encoded by the coding sequence CGAAGAAGGCGTTGCGCCGATTGTAAAACTTCTGAAAGAGTACAACGAAATTTCCGAAAAGTTTTCTGACCCCGATGCCGATTTCGATAAACTCCTGGAGAAGCAAGGAAAACTGCAAGAGCAAATCGAACATTTGAACGCGTGGGATATTGACAGCAAACTCGAACAAGCGATGGATGCGTTGCGTTGTCCCGATGGAGATACAAAAGTTTCTGTGCTTTCCGGCGGCGAGCGAAGACGTGTTGCGTTGTGCAGATTGATGCTGCAAGAACCCGATGTTCTTTTGTTAGACGAGCCAACAAATCATCTCGATGCGGAATCGGTTGCGTGGCTCGAAATGCATTTGGCGCAATACAAAGGCACGGTGCTCGCCGTTACACACGATAGATATTTTCTCGATAACGTTGCGGGATGGATTTTGGAATTGGACAGAGGCGAAGGAATTCCGTTTCAAGGAAATTATTCTTCGTGGCTCGAACAAAAATCTGCGCGATTGGCTGTGGAAGAAAAACAAGAATCGAAACGACAGCGTGTGCTTGCAAAAGAATTAGAATGGGTGCGAATGAATCCGAAAGGACGACACGCAAAAAGCAAAGCGAGAATTGCGGCGTACGAAAAAATGCTTTCCGAACAACTCAACGAGTCGAGTCTTCGACAGGAAAAGCGCGATGAGGAAATGGAAATTTATATTCCGCCGGGACCACGACTTGGCGAACTTGTGATTGAAGCAAACAATATTTCCAAAGCGTACGGCGATAATTTATTGTACGAGAATTTGAGTTTCTCACTTCCCGCTGGCGGAATTATCGGCATCATCGGTGCAAACGGCGCGGGAAAAACTACGCTCTTCCGAATGATTACGGGAAAAGAAAAACCTGATAGCGGAGCAATCACCATCGGCGAAACGGTGAAACTTGCGTACGTTGACCAAAGCCGTCCACTCGATGCGAATAAAAATATCTGGCAAGAAATTTCCGGCGGCGAAGATGTGTTGAAGTTGGGAAATCGTGAGGTGAATTCACGAGCGTACGTTGCGCGATTTAATTTCAGCGGAAGCGACCAGCAAAAACTCACGAGCCAACTTTCCGGCGGTGAGCGCAACAGAGTTCATCTTGCAAAAATGTTGAAGGAAAGCGCGAACGTTCTTCTTCTCGACGAACCGACGAACGATTTGGATGTGAACACGTTACGCGCGTTAGAAGAAGCGTTGACGAATTTTGCCGGTTGCGCCGTTGTTATTTCGCACGATAGATGGTTTCTGGATAGAATTGCCACGCACATTCTCGCGTTTGAAGGCGAAAGCAATGTTGTGTGGTTCGATGGAAATTATTCCGAGTACGAAGAGAACAGAAAAAAGCGGCTTGGCATTTCCGCCGACCAACCGCATCGGATTAAGTATAAGAAGTTGGGGAGGGGGTAG
- a CDS encoding DUF2283 domain-containing protein, which produces MTEDEIIFRYEKKEIIGVTILNASQRLRN; this is translated from the coding sequence ATGACGGAAGATGAAATTATTTTCCGTTACGAAAAGAAAGAAATTATTGGCGTAACAATATTAAATGCAAGCCAAAGACTAAGGAATTGA